A DNA window from Hordeum vulgare subsp. vulgare chromosome 1H, MorexV3_pseudomolecules_assembly, whole genome shotgun sequence contains the following coding sequences:
- the LOC123447232 gene encoding rac-like GTP-binding protein 2, whose amino-acid sequence MSVTKFIKCVTVGDGAVGKTCMLICYTSNRFPSDYIPTVFDNFSANVSVDGNIVNLGLWDTAGQEDYSRLRPLSYRGADVFVLAFSLISSASYENVLKKWMPELRRFAPNVPIVLVGTKLDLRDHRAYLADHPGASAITTAQGEELRKQIGAAAYIECSSKTQQNVKAVFDTAIKVVLQPPRRREVMSARKKTRRSSGCSIKHLICGSTCAA is encoded by the exons ATGAGCGTGACCAAGTTCATCAAGTGCGTCACGGTGGGGGACGGCGCCGTCGGCAAGACCTGCATGCTCATCTGCTACACCAGCAACAGGTTCCCCAGT GATTACATCCCCACGGTGTTCGACAACTTCAGCGCCAACGTCTCCGTCGACGGCAACATCGTCAACCTCGGCCTATGGGACACCGCCG GGCAAGAAGACTACAGCCGGCTGAGGCCGCTGAGCTACAGAGGCGCCGACGTGTTCGTGCTCGCCTTCTCCCTCATCAGCAGCGCCAGCTACGAGAATGTTCTTAAGAAG TGGATGCCAGAGCTCCGCCGGTTCGCGCCGAATGTCCCCATTGTTCTTGTTGGGACCAAGCTAG ATCTGCGTGACCACAGAGCCTACCTCGCCGACCACCCCGGTGCTTCAGCAATCACAACTGCACAG GGTGAAGAACTTAGGAAGCAGATCGGCGCCGCGGCTTACATCGAGTGCAGCTCCAAGACACAGCAG AACGTCAAGGCTGTGTTTGACACCGCCATAAAGGTGGTCCTCCAGCCGCCGAGGAGAAGGGAGGTGATGTCCGCCAGGAAGAAAACCAGGCGAAGCTCTGGATGCTCCATCAA